From Camelina sativa cultivar DH55 chromosome 5, Cs, whole genome shotgun sequence:
GAAggtttgcaattttttttctaaacaacattttcaaattgggatgcttttgtttttgtatgaaGTGAGCAAATTTGTTACCTTTTTCATGAaaagatctgatttttttttttgtatagaatTAGAACCCATATAAACTCAGTTTTTGTTATAAGGAACTCATGTGCTTCAAATTGATTGTTCTTGTCAGATACGATTTAAACGCCGCAACAGTTGATACGATTGGAAGACATGATGACATTGCAACATCCATTGTATACTCTTGTGATGAAGGTCAGTTTATTACATTTTAAGTAAGTAGTaatgattgtttttaatatgttgaATTGTGTGATCAGTTGGTGTGAAGTGCTTAATTGTTGTCAGTTTGATCAGTAGATGCTAAGATGTTGTTTGAAAAATGAATGTCCTAACTAAAGCATTTATATACCTTTCCCTTATAGGCTGAATAAATGATACTGGATAAATTTCTCTGTTGTATTACGAAATGATATTAGATTACATGTATGTTGGTGCCACTAGTAAGTTAAAATAGGATTTTTTGTCATTTGTGTGATTTGGCATCTGTCTTTTACCAGATATTGATAGACAAATGAATGTCCTAAATCATTTATAGACATACCTGCAGCCAAATCACTTCTTTTACAGGTTGAATAAAAGATATTGGACAATTTTCTCTGTTGTATTACGAAATGCTATACATTACAAGTAGGTTTGCGCCACTACTTAGTTAAAATAGGATCTTTGGTCATTTTTATGAAATAGATACACATTTCTTAGTTTTCagaggaatttttttttcaggtgtTGAGTTTTGAATGAGAGACTTTGATAAACGTTATAGACATTGTGTTATACAATGTTGTTTGGCAAAGTGATTTATAAGTCAATGTTCCTGATTCTTTCCAAACTTAATCTGTGGTGTGATTAATTTGTGTGAACAAATTGGTGTGATGCTGCTCAGGTGTAGTTATCTCTACTGGCTTGGATGAGAAGATCAAATTCTGGGATACAAGACAAAGAGAAAGTCTTGTATTTTCGACTGATGCTAGTGCAGCAGTGAGATGCATCACTGTATCTGGAAACAACCTTGTTGTTTGCATGGATGCATCAATTCATATTTACGATTTGCGTAACTTAGACCAAGCTTCCCGATCGTGTGCATCTCAAGTGGAGGTGCCAATCAGATGTGTTACCTCTGTACCTTATTCCAGAGGTAAATATACATAGTTTCAAGAATCTGTGATTTTGGGGTTATGTGGCCACAgtatacatttattttatatagacCAGAATtcatgtttggtttgattccTAAGATGTTTATTGTTGCTATTGAACAGGATATGCAGTTGGGTCAGTAGATGGACAAGTAGCTGTAGATTTCCCTGATGCATCGTGCTCCAGTGAAACTAAGTAAGTGATGACTGACCACAATATGAACGTTGAAACACACAAAATGATCATTTAGTCAACCACTGGTTTggattcaatgttttctcttattATGTGTACCATAAATTCATGGCAGATACAGTTTCCGATGTCATCCAAAGTGTAGAAATGGAAGAATTGATGGTGTAAGCGTAAACGCTATAGAATTTAGTCCATGGTAAGTTTCCCCTCATTCACCATCTAAGGGTACACACATGATTGATCATATAGTTGACTCTTTTCTTGTTACCACAGTGGGTCAGGTACTTTTGTGACTGGGGACAATGAAGGTTACGTGATCTCATGGAATGCTAAAAGCAGAAGAAGACTCTTAGAGGTTTCAAACACTATAAAAACATGACTTGTTCTCTGTAGATTCCTTCTTGCTCTTAAATATCCCTCTGTAAATCacatttgtgttttgttaaaaaaaaagttgccaAGGTACTCAAACAG
This genomic window contains:
- the LOC104787999 gene encoding mitotic checkpoint protein BUB3.3-like, yielding MSRGDPLQFENPIEDAVSRLRFSPESNNLLVASWDSYLRLYNVESSSLSLELYSEAALLDCCFEDESTSFSSGSDGFIRRYDLNAATVDTIGRHDDIATSIVYSCDEGVVISTGLDEKIKFWDTRQRESLVFSTDASAAVRCITVSGNNLVVCMDASIHIYDLRNLDQASRSCASQVEVPIRCVTSVPYSRGYAVGSVDGQVAVDFPDASCSSETKYSFRCHPKCRNGRIDGVSVNAIEFSPCGSGTFVTGDNEGYVISWNAKSRRRLLELPRYSNSIASLAYNNTGELLAVASSHTYQTAHEKEEAPQVFIHRL